The following nucleotide sequence is from Erythrobacter aurantius.
TGTCTGCCCTACCGCTTCGCTACTTGAGGGCGGTTTCCTACAGGATGGAACGGATGGAACACTGTCCTGGGGTTTGTTTTCCGGCCCTTGCGCAGCGCCCTCACCACCGCAGACAGCACCCGCAGCAGGGGCCGCGCGCTCCAGCACTTCCGCCAGGTCCGCGCCTTCGTCCAGCGCCGCAATCGCATCGTCGAGCAGCGGCAGCAGCGCGGAGACATCCTCGCGCGCCTCCATCCGGTCAAGCCGGGCAAGATGCGCCAGCAGCAGCCTGTCGGAATACCGCCGCCGCCGCGCGATTTCCTCGCCGTGGTAGAACACCGGCTCCTCCACCCCGTTGATCGCGCGATCCGCCAGCGTCGCCTCCGCATGGGCACGCGCCGCCACCAGCGCCGCATCCCACAATTGCGCGAACAGCGCAGAGCGCCGCCGCACCCGGTACGCCGTTTGCGCCGAGACACCCGCCGCCCGGCACGCAAGCCGGACATTGCCGAACAGTTGCAGCGATTTGAGGAACGCCCCTTGCGCATTGGGGCCAAGGATCGAATGCCCCTCCCCATGCGGCCCGGCCAGCGGCTGAACCGGCGGATAGGAGTTGGCGTGCGCCGCATCTTCGAGCGCGAAGTCGAAATAGGCGATCATACCGCACCTCCCTTGAAAGGCAGCGCCGCGCTACGCCCCGGCAGCGCCGCGCTACTCCTCGTCATCCCCGCGCCCCCCCTCGTCATCCCCGCGCAGGCGGGGATCCAGCTGGACTCCCGCCTGCGCGGGAGTGACGACGGGAGGGAGAAGGAAACAGGACGGAAGATCAGGGGAGTATCGGGACAATTCATGGTTCACCCTTTTTGATTGCAGTGAACCGGCCCAATTATACGAAACCCGCCGAGTAGGAAAATCGGGAAGAAAAGACCCACCCCCCAACCGCTGGCGCTGCGCCCAATGGCGCGTAAGCCAAGCGAGCGGACGCGAACGCCGGCGCCTGAGGCGCTACAAACACATGAGCCGGGGTATGTATGGCAGGATGGGGGGCGAAAGAAATATAGACGCAACTAACAAAGGTTGATGGCTACTTCACAAAATTTCATGCGATCACTAAAATCATGGTCAAATTATCATCGGATCGGACAATTTGAGGTGACGTGCTCCCCTGAAATGTGACCGCTTTTTGGTAGAGTCTGACGCAAGGAGTCGGACGATATGAAGCGAAGCAGGTTCAACGAAGAGCAGATCATTGCGATCTTGAAGGAGCAGGAAGCGGGCATGGCGACGACTGAGGTCTGCCGCCGCCACGGGATCAGCTCGGCGACGTTCTACAAGTGGAAGTCTAAGTTCGGCGGGCTCGAGGTGTCCGAGGCCCGGCGGCTGCGATCGCTCGAGGAGGAGAACTCGCGGCTGAAGAAGCTGCTGGCCGAGGCGATGTTGGACAACGCGGTGCTGAAGGATCTGGCATCAAAAAAATGGTAACGCCCGGCGCCAAGCGGGAAGCCGTCGCCTATGCCCGGGAGCATCACGGGGTGAGCGAGCGTCGGGCGTGTGCACTGGTTGGTGTGAGCCGCAGGGTAATCCGTTACGAGCCTACAAGGCCAGATGACGGGGCGCTGCGGCAACGGCTGCGCGAGCTGGCGGCGGAACGCCGCCGGTTCGGCTATCGCCGCCTGGGCTACCTTCTGGCGCGGGAAGGCATCAGGCCCAACCACAAGAAGCTGCTGCGCATCTACCGGGAGGAGGGGCTGCGCGTGCGTCGCCGTGGCGGCCGGAAAAGGGCCTTGGGCACGCGCAGGCCGATGGTGCTGCCGGACGGCCCGAACCAGCGTTGGTCGCTCGACTTCGTCTCCGACAGCCTGATCTGCGGTCGGCGCTTCCGTATCCTGTGCGTGGTCGATGACTACACGCGCGAGTGCCTGGCGCTGGTGGCCGATACGTCGCTGTCGGGTGCTCGGGTAGCGCGGGAACTGACCAGCCTTATCGGCATCCGGGGAAAGCCGCATACGGTGGTCAGCGACAATGGCACCGAACTGACCTCGTCGGCCATCCTGCGCTGGTCGCAGGAGCGCAGGGTCGAGTGGCACTACATCGCACCGGGAAAGCCAATGCAGAACGGCTTCGTGGAGAGCTTCAATGGCCGCCTGCGCGACGAATGCCTCAACGAGACGCTGTTCACCTCGCTGGCCCATGCCCGGTTCGTGCTGGCCGCCTGGCGACACGATTACAACACGGTCAGGCCACACTCGAAACTGGGCGGGAAGACCCCCGCCGAGATCGCCGGCCAACGTGTCTGGGGGCATGCCCCCAGACACGTTGCCATCCCATCAAACAACCATCATGAAGGAGCCAGACTCTACCTCTGACTGGTAACAATCAGGGGAGCACGTCATAGGCCTTCATGCAATTCAATGAATATCAAGAATCAGCTCGCGAGACTGATCAGTTTAGTGGACCAGACAATCAAAAAATCACTCATCATCTCCTGAATCTTACTGAAACTGTATCGTACCTTTCACGCCTTTTAGAACAGGAACTGCGAGGCGAGCCATTGCGTGAACCTCATCGAACAAACCTAATTTCTCGAAAGCTAGGAGATGCTCTTTGGTATATTTCAATAATTGCCTCTCGAAATAATCTCACCCTAGACGAAGTAGCTACGAATAATATCGTTATTACGCAAAAACGTTGGAATAAGTCGCGTGATATGAAAGGTAAATCATTTGATCAATTCTATCCACGAATTGAGAGACTGCCACAAAAAATCAGAATTGCATTTGTTGCAGATTCTAACGACCAAGATCGCATAATCCTATGTGTAAAGTTAGATGGTGGAGATTGGATGCAAATTGGCGACCGTGTCGATGACAATGCGGCAACCAGTGACGGCTACCGGTTCCATGATGTCTTCCACCTTTCACACGTAGCTTTCCTCGGGTGGTCTCCAGTCTTCCGGGGCCTCATGAAGAGAAAACGCAAAAGCAACCCTGATTGTGACCGAATACAAGATGGCGCACGAGCAATGAATCTTGAAGAGGCAGCAACAGCGCTAATTTTCAGTTACGCCAAGGAACAGGCTTTTTTTGAAGGCGCTAAATCAATTGATTTTAACTTATTGAAGACTGTTGTAAGAATTACCGATGGCCTCGAAGTTTCACAGAGATCCTATGAGGATTGGGAGAAAAGTATCTTATTTGGATACCAGCCTTTCCGAGACTTGCAGAAGCACGGCGAAGGAGTTGTGATTATGGACCGCACCAAGAAGGCTGCCGATCGTCTAGTTTTCACCGCCATTGACGATCAAATAAGAAAAGAGATTGGTGTTGATGTCAAAAACTGAGGATTCTCTGGCATTATTTTCCGAATGCAAGTCTTATAGATACCTTCTTTCTCGTAATATAGGCATAGGACCCACAGTATCTATATTGATGGCGAATCCCTCAATTGCTGATGACGAGAACGATGACCCAACTATACGTCGGTGCATGTCGCTGGCAAAAAATCAGGGCTGGGGGAAGATTTTGATTATAAATAAATTTGCCTATATTAGTTCAGATATATCTGTACTTTCTGCAGTGCGCGATCCAGTTGGCGAATATAACGATCAATATATTACTGAAGCTCTCGAAGCTTCTGATAAGTGCGTCTTTGCATGGGGGACGCTTGCAAAATTCAAGACAGCGACCTTGAAGGAACGCTGGAAAGATATCCATAAGATCGCTAGAAACTTGAATATTGCTCCACTTTGTTGGGGTGCCAATAAAGATGGCCACCCTAAGCATCCCCTCTTCATTTCGGGTCAGAGCCCTGTGGTTCCTTGGTTGCCGCCGGTGAATGGGTAAGGCATTCAGAACCGGTTTGAATTTTTGCCTCTTTCTGCCCAGCCCACCTCCACCATCCCCCACCCTCACCGCTCCAACAACGGCGCCAGATACCGCCCCGTAAACGACCGCTCCACCTTCACCACTTCCTCCGGCGTACCCTCGGCGACAATCTCCCCGCCCCTGACACCGCCTCCCGGGCCGAGGTCGACGATGTGATCTGCCGTCTTGATGACATCCAGATTGTGCTCAATGACGATGACGGAATTGCCCTGCTCCACCAGCCGGTGCAGCACTTCCAATAGTTTGCGCACATCTTCGAAATGCAGGCCCGTGGTCGGTTC
It contains:
- a CDS encoding IS3 family transposase (programmed frameshift) — encoded protein: MKRSRFNEEQIIAILKEQEAGMATTEVCRRHGISSATFYKWKSKFGGLEVSEARRLRSLEEENSRLKKLLAEAMLDNAVLKDLAFKKMVTPGAKREAVAYAREHHGVSERRACALVGVSRRVIRYEPTRPDDGALRQRLRELAAERRRFGYRRLGYLLAREGIRPNHKKLLRIYREEGLRVRRRGGRKRALGTRRPMVLPDGPNQRWSLDFVSDSLICGRRFRILCVVDDYTRECLALVADTSLSGARVARELTSLIGIRGKPHTVVSDNGTELTSSAILRWSQERRVEWHYIAPGKPMQNGFVESFNGRLRDECLNETLFTSLAHARFVLAAWRHDYNTVRPHSKLGGKTPAEIAGQRVWGHAPRHVAIPSNNHHEGARLYL
- a CDS encoding DUF1643 domain-containing protein, translating into MSKTEDSLALFSECKSYRYLLSRNIGIGPTVSILMANPSIADDENDDPTIRRCMSLAKNQGWGKILIINKFAYISSDISVLSAVRDPVGEYNDQYITEALEASDKCVFAWGTLAKFKTATLKERWKDIHKIARNLNIAPLCWGANKDGHPKHPLFISGQSPVVPWLPPVNG